Proteins encoded within one genomic window of Armigeres subalbatus isolate Guangzhou_Male unplaced genomic scaffold, GZ_Asu_2 Contig486, whole genome shotgun sequence:
- the LOC134204244 gene encoding uncharacterized protein LOC134204244 codes for MEEGDLIDDHSSTDGGYQRRHSVSPLPQIRASNENRLSRSSSESDSDNEHQPSSSRHHSNRQSVQRDSLPTGDCPESDRNPDDNNICVGCLAAALNKKKHNMESTFSQDDADSDSFSTGPHGSSSLPATLKKYKGNHSTGSCRGMNPPDHYHQHVPQQPQSKLPFKFYKTDHSQGRRVRTPLKNLISQSVSAPCDDGSLTNIDLSSEVHEECSDAPAAIAVPAKQPARRCSLSRTSSSGSDSRNYAHLHQHHRHPDDGPSSNGDDPEHDDEGSDETEPNSDMDLIATKSRDGNEGDCKKK; via the exons atggaGGAAGGTGACCTGATTGATGACCACAGCAGTACTGACGGTGGCTATCAGCGACGTCATAGTGTTAGCCCTTTGCCCCAGATCAGGGCCTCCAACGAGAATAGG CTCTCCCGAAGCTCCTCCGAATCGGACTCGGACAACGAACATCAACCGTCTTCCAGCCGGCATCATTCCAACAGACAATCGGTGCAGCGGGACAGCTTGCCAACCGGGGACTGTCCGGAATCGGATCGTAATCCGGATGACAACAACATCTGCGTTGGTTGTTTGGCTGCGGCATTGAACAAGAAGAAACACAACATGGAGAGTACTTTTTCGCAGGATGATGCCGATAGTGAT tCCTTCTCAACCGGCCCGCATGGTTCCTCCAGTCTTCCGGCCACACTCAAAAAGTACAAAGGCAACCACTCGACCGGATCGTGCCGTGGCATGAATCCGCCGGACCACTACCATCAACACGTTCCCCAGCAGCCCCAGTCGAAGCTTCCGTTCAAGTTCTACAAAACCGATCACAGTCAGGGCCGCAGGGTTCGCACACCCCTGAAGAACCTGATCTCCCAATCGGTATCGGCCCCATGTGACGACGGATCCCTAACCAACATCGATCTGAGCTCGGAAGTGCACGAGGAGTGTTCCGATGCGCCGGCAGCTATCGCCGTCCCGGCCAAGCAGCCCGCCCGCCGTTGCTCTCTATCCCGAACGTCCTCCAGCGGTTCAGACTCGCGCAACTATGCTCATCTTCATCAGCATCATCGTCATCCAGATGACGGACCATCATCGAACGGCGACGATCCGGAACACGATGACGAGGGTTCGGACGAAACCGAACCCAACAGTGACATGGATCTGATCGCCACCAAGAGCAGGGACGGCAACGAAGGCGACTGCAAGAAGAAGTGA